One Candidatus Eisenbacteria bacterium genomic window, TCGAGGACACTTCGAATTCCGAGGGGCCCAATCTCTGGTTCATCGAGGACGCTCAAGCCGTCACCGCACTTTTACCCGAGGATTACTGATGAGGAGGGCTAGGTATGCTGCACACAGGCCGGACATTTCATGTTGGGGATGTCGCCTCTGTCGAGGAGCTTGCTGAGAAGGTCACGAGCACAACCTGGGTGCTCTGTACCGGATTCAGGCTCCGCGTGGAGAATCAGGTGCTTCTGTTTCTTAACGACAGCACTTCGGGAGATGGGATCCAGGAGTACGCCGTCTTCGCTGAAGATGGCCTCCAGCTTGAATCCATCACATTTGGGTGGTGTGACCAGGCACAGGCCGAAAGGCATATCCGTGCGATCCTGGCCGGCCAGGTCGTCGACATGGGCTGCCACCAGCTCCGCATTGACACCAGCATCCACCATCTCTGTCACCTCTGCCGGTGACATCCGCCGCTCACTTTCCGTGGGCGGTTTTTCCTTACCCAATTCGCCTCTCGCCCGCGATCTAGGGCCGACCGGGAGCACTTCCACTGTCAGCACCTCACAACCCGCCACACCGCTCTGGACATCGACCTCATTTCGGCGGGCTCGCTGAATGCCTCCATCGTACATCCGTGCGAAGTTTATCGCCGGGCGATCGAGCGTGGTGCGGCAGCGATCATAGCCGCCCATAACCGTCCGTCCGAAGACGATCTGGAGATCACGCGTCGGCTGCGGCAAGCCGGCGAAATCCTCCGGATCGAGCTTCTAGGCCAAGTTATTGTGGCCGGATCGGACTTCATGAGCCACCGGGAAAGCGGTTGCCTTTGGGCGACGCCCTTCGAAACCCACCGGACCTCGGGCAGATGATCCAGGAGATCCCGCTCGACCACCACGACTCTCGCTTCTTCACAAAGCAACTGGTAGCCACCAGTAGCGTGCTCGGCACCTTCGGACCAATTGAGATCCTCACACAGTATCTCTTTTTGCAGGAGCAGGCGCGACGTTGCAACGACATCGACAACCTGCAGGTCTTCGAGGACCATGCAAATTCAGACAGACCGAACTTCTGGATCATCGAGGATAATCAAGTTGTCACCGCACTTTTTCCCGAGGGCTATTGACCCGAACCGCTCGCTCCTACCATGGGCGGCTGTTTTTGTTCTAAATCTGGATCTCGACACCGATGGATCGCGAACAAAAGAGTGGCGCATCACATTTTTTAGCTTCATGTTAGAGGTCTTGTGGTACATCTTGTTATCTCTCGGCGGGCGTTTTCCTCACAAAAAACCCAGTTGACTAGAGGAAATAAAATCTTATATAGTCCAGTTATTTCCTACTCTATGGAGGGGCTTTTCCTAGGAAATGTCTAGTGGCGGGGGTGCAGTAAGTGAGACTTTTTACCGATAATATTGATTGGACTCGCTTCGTCGTCCTCCTTCGCGAGCGTTTTTTTGAGTACACCCAAAAAGAGCTCTCTGACGAGGTTGGTGTGGATCCGAACACAGTGGCGAAGTGGGAACAGGGCAAAAGCACGCCAAGAAGGCCGAACAAGCGGAAGTTGAAGGAGCTGGCCCGCAAGAAGGGCTTTACTGAAGCTCAGTGGCCGGAGAAGGGGAAGTGAGGGCAATGGGTAGACCAAGCTAACCCATTATGATAAAATGAGTTAGTGGTTAGTGTCCCCTCTCATTAGGAGGTTAAAATGAACGAACACTCCAATCCAAACGGCCCGGGAAAGCCCCTCATTAATGGCAAGTACGATGATGTCGAGCTTGCCATTATGGAAGGCTTTGCCGATACGCTCATAGGTGAGCCCAACATCAACTTTCTCCTCAGCCATCTACGCGTTGTGGGGGAACAATCTCCACGCCGGGGCCAGCCCTATCAAAGTGAAAACGAGCTTCTGGCCGATCGCGGTCTCGGCGACCTCATGGACCTTTTCTACAAGGGGAGTTTGGGAAAGAATCTCCGTCTCTTGAAGAGAGAACTCCACCCCAATCGTGTTGGTTACTGGTAGGCCGCTCAGCTCATTGCCTGCCGTTATCTTTGGCACCCCGTATTTTCACGGGGTGCTCTTTATGCTTTAGGATAAGAAAATGACTCAGGACGAACTGAATTTCCATTCGGTCAAGTTTACATCGCGGTACACGAGGATCCCACAACCACGATTTGGTGAGAACGACGAGAACATCCTACTAAACCAGGAGTTCCCGCTGGAGTTTGTGCTCCCGAGTATTGATGCCAATCGCGAGAAAGAAAGGCATCTGGTTATCCTCGTCAATGGTTTTGCAGAACCCAGTGTAGCTCTCTACCGCCACGCACAGCTTGGCCTGGCGCGCCTTTTGGCGGATCAGGGTATCGCCAGTGTTCTCGTACCAATTCCACTCCACCTTTTCCGCATTCCCGAGACGAGTGTGTACGACCGAATCGCAAAAATTGCTCAGAAGAGGCTGGATCCAAACCTGACAAGGGAATCTGCCGTCCCCTACCACGTAATCAAACAGAGTCCCGAACGGTTCTATCTTGGTTACCGCCAACTCCTCTCCGATCTCAGTCATCTTGCTCGTGGCATCCGCTTATCAGACAGCTCGCCACGCGATTACTCTGTTCACAATCCGGTCTTTCGCGAGTGGTTCGACGAGAGTACGCGCATACACCTGCTCGGATATTCGCTCGGCGGATTAGGGTGCCTCTCGGCCTTCCTCCGCAATCGAACGTTGGAGAAGGAATACGGTCATGACCGGTTATTCGAGACATGCACGTTGCTCTGTTCCGGTCCAACATTTATGGATCTCGTACCTCAGAAGCTACGCTTTAAGAGTGAGGATTGGGACGAACTTCGATCGTATTACTACTCGCGCGTTTTCGAAGTTAAGCGACAAGAAGCTGAAAAGAAGCTTGAGAGTGGGCAGGGGCATCTTGCCGAAGCGAAGCAGGCCGGGGAGAAGTCAGGGCTACTGGCCAAAGTGAACAGCATTAAGCAAATAAACACAGTGAATTCCCTCGCGTACATCTTCTTTGAGAGAATCGTTCTCGGCGTCCCGTGGGACAGTCGCGATCTCCACGAAGCGTCGAATCATATTCTCGCCGTCCTAGGAACGTCTGATCTCGTCGTGCCGCCAGAAACTTTATTCGGCCTTCGCCCGCGCGATCGTCATTTTGCCGTCCTTCATGTCCCTGCGCTTGAGCACGTGTTTATCGAAACTCAAACCTGGAAGCAGTGGGGACCGTTTGTGGTCTCTTCCATTGTTCACTTCATTCAGAATCATCCCAAGGCTGTCTCGCCACTACAAAGCTAACGAATCAGCCTGCTTAAGCGATGCGAAGTAACACGCGTCTCTTTGTCGAGATTGTGCAACACATCGAGGGCTGCCAATTGGGGCTCCTTTATGCCGGAACCGTACCTCACGATTCCCCTTCGACGTGCATCTCCATCGGTTGAAGACCGGTCCTAATCGACAAGTAAAGGAACTTTTTTCTCCACTGGCCCCCAATCCCCATCTCAACACGGATCTATTCGAGCCGAATAGACCGATCCGTGATGGCTTTTCTTAAGGGGAGGATTGCCCTGCCATCCCCCCTTCACTTTTCCGGACCGGTCGTCTCCCCGAACAGGTTCTCATGCCTAGTCGTTCTTCTTGTTCCGCCGCGATCCTTCGATCGCCGTCGGAAGCTCGGATGCCA contains:
- a CDS encoding helix-turn-helix transcriptional regulator, whose amino-acid sequence is MRLFTDNIDWTRFVVLLRERFFEYTQKELSDEVGVDPNTVAKWEQGKSTPRRPNKRKLKELARKKGFTEAQWPEKGK